The stretch of DNA CGAATTGGGCGTGATGGAAGTCGCGCACTATATCTGGAAGAAGTACGGCAGTTCCCAGCGCGTGCTGTTTGTCAGCGTGCCGTTCGAGGAAGTGCTCGGCGAAATCCTCGGCAAAGTCGACAACAGTCATATGGGCGTCATTTTGAAGCGTATGATGTTGCGTGCCGCGTCGAGCATCGCCGACCGCCTGCACATCGACGCGCTGGTCACCGGCGAGGCGATTTCCCAGGTGTCGAGCCAGACCCTGCCGAACCTCTCGGTCATCGACTGCGTGACCGACAAGCTGGTGCTGCGCCCGCTGATCGCCAGCCACAAGCAGGACATCATCGACCTGGCCAACGAAATCGGCACCGCCGATTTCGCCAAGCACATGCCGGAGTACTGCGGGGTCATCTCGGTGAACCCCAAGACCCACGCCAAGCGCCATCGCGTGGAGCATGAAGAGAAAGAATTCGACATGGCGGTGCTCGAGCGTGCGATCGAGCGGGCCAAACTGGTGCCGATCGATCGGGTGATCGACGAACTGGGCCAGGATTTGCAGATCGAAGAAGTCAGCGAGGCGCTGGCGGGCCAGATCGTGATCGACATCCGTCATCCGGATGCTCAGGAAGACGACCCGCTGACACTTTCTGGCATCGAGATAAAAGCGCTGCCGTTCTATGCATTGAATGCACGCTTCAAGGAACTGGACCCTACTCGCCAGTACCTGCTGTATTGCGACAAAGGCGTCATGAGTCGCCTGCATGCTCACCATCTGCTCAGTGAGGGACATGCCAATGTGCGCGTTTATAGACCGAGCTAAGTGCCCGGGGCTGTTTGCCTGTGGCTTGCGTCACCGGCCCCCCGACGCCACCGTCAAGCTGTAACGGCCTTGCCGGACTCTATTGTTAATCGCTGCCAGCAGTTGTCAGCACACCGAATCCTCTGATCGAGATACACAAGTGATCGAAAATCTACGCAACATCGCCATCATTGCTCACGTTGACCACGGTAAAACCACCCTGGTAGACAAACTCCTGCGTCAATCCGGCACCCTGGAGCGCAACGAGCTCAACGACGAGCGCGTGATGGACTCCAACGACCAGGAAAAAGAGCGCGGTATTACCATCCTGGCGAAAAACACCGCCATCAACTGGAACGGCTACCACATCAACATCGTGGACACCCCGGGCCACGCCGACTTCGGCGGTGAAGTTGAACGCGTAATGTCGATGGTCGACTCCGTTCTGCTGCTGGTCGACGCTCAAGACGGCCCTATGCCGCAAACCCGTTTCGTGACCAAGAAGGCGTTCGAAGCCGGCCTGCGTCCGATCGTGGTCATCAACAAGGTCGACCGTCCAGGCGCGCGTCCTGACTGGGTTCTGGACCAGATCTTCGACCTGTTCGACAACCTGGGCGCCACCGAAGAACAGCTGGACTTCAAAGTCGTCTACGCCTCGGCCCTGAACGGTATTGCCGGTCTGGACCACACCGACATGGCTGAAGACATGACCCCGCTGTACCAGTCGATCGTCGACAACGTTCCGGCTCCGGCCGTTGACCGTGACGGTCCGTTCCAGATGCAGATTTCGGCTCTGGACTACAACAGCTTTCTGGGTGTTATCGGCGTTGGCCGTATCGCTCGCGGTCGCGTCAAGCCGAACACTCCGGTCGTCGCTATCGACACCGAAGGCAAGAAGCGCAACGGCCGTATCCTGAAGCTGATGGGTCACCACGGTCTGCACCGTGTGGACGTTGAAGAAGCCGCTGCCGGCGACATCGTCTGCATCAGCGGTTTCGACGAGCTGTTCATCTCCGACACCCTGTGCGATCCGACCGCTGTTGAAGCGATGAAGCCGCTGACCGTCGACGAGCCAACCGTTTCCATGACCTTCCAGGTCAACGACTCGCCATTCTGCGGTAAAGAAGGCAAGTTCGTGACCAGCCGTAACATCAAGGAACGTCTGGACAAAGAGCTGCTGTACAACGTTGCACTGCGCGTTGAAGAAGGCGACTCGGCTGACAAGTTCAAGGTTTCCGGCCGTGGTGAGCTGCACCTGTCGGTACTGATCGAAACCATGCGTCGCGAAGGTTTCGAAATGGGCGTTGGCCGTCCTGAAGTAATCATCCGTGAAGTCGACGGCGTGAAGCAGGAACCGTTCGAAAACGTCACCATCGACATCCCTGAAGAATCCCAGGGCAAGGTCATGGAAGAAATGGGCCTGCGTAAGGGCGACCTGAGCAACATGGTTCCGGATGGCAAGGGCCGTGTACGCCTGGAATACAACATCCCGGCCCGTGGCCTGATCGGTTTCCGTAACCAGTTCCTGACCCTGACCAACGGTGCAGGCATCCTGACCTCGATCTTCGATCGCTACGCTCCGATGAAGTCCGGCCACATGTCCGGTCGTCAGAACGGCGTACTGGTTTCGGTCGAAACCGGCAAGGCGCTGACCTACTCCCTGGAAACCCTGCAGGCGCGCGGCAAGCTGTTCGTCGAGCACGGCCAGGAAATCTACAACGGTCAGATCGTTGGTCTGAACAGCCGTGACAACGACCTGGGCGTGAACCCAACCAAAGGCAAGAAGCTCGACAACATGCGTGCTTCGGGCAAGGACGAAACCATCGCCCTGGTTCCGCCGGTTCGTTTCACCCTGGAACAGGCTCTGGAATTCATCCAGGACGACGAGCTGTGCGAAGTGACTCCTAAGTCCATCCGTCTTCGCAAGAAGATCCTGGACGAAGGCGAGCGTACCCGCGCTGCCAAGAAAGCCAAGAACTGATTCTTAGTTCCGGCTGAATGAAAACGCCCCCGGTCGAAAGGCCGGGGGCGTTTTTTTTGATCTGCGAAAAAACTCGGGTCCTGTAGCCGCTGCCGAGCCTGCGATCGGCCGCGTAGCGGTCGTCAAGCGGTAGATCTGAAACTCTGCGGTGGCCCGGATTGCGGCTGCTTTGCTGCCGATCGCAGCCTCGCCAAGGCTCGGCAGCGGCTACAGGGCGGCAGGGTTACGCGGGGAACGGGGTTGCAGGCGCAGGTCGAGGCTCAGAAGCGTTCCAGGGTCCGGCTGCTGGTGTTGGTCGGGCGCTCCACCGGCTTGGGCTTGTACGCGCAATAGCCCGGGCGCGGGCCGATCTTCGGGTGGTTGCGGCAGGTGTCCGGGCGCTTGTCATAAATGGTGCACAGGCGGCTCTTACGATCCAGATACAGGCAGTCGTTGTTACTCATGCGCTGCAGGGTGAAGATCTCGGACTTCTGGTTGTAGCGCTCGACGATGCCTTCCTTCTGCAGGCGCTTGGCGATGTTCTTCGCCGGCTCGCCGCGCTCGAATTCGTCGACGATGCCGATGCGGATCAGATCCTTGATCTTGACCTCCACCGGCAGGGTGCAGCAGCTGGACATGCAGGAGCCGCACATGGGCGCGGAATACTTGGCCCAGGTATCGAGTCGGTCGATTTCCGCGGCGGCGATCAGGTTGGACTTCATCAGGCTTGTTTCCAGCGTGTGTATCAGGGCGCGCGATCATACCGGTACTGGTGGATTTTTGAACAACCATTTAACGGAATTTACGCCTGCCCAAGGGGAGTGCAAGGGTCGGCACGGCATCTGCATCATTTTTGCCAGCTGCCGCGGGAGACGCCGCCTCTGCTCGGGCAATCGCACGACGCACCGAACCAGAGTCTTTGGCTCCTGTCAGACCGACTAGGCTCAGACAATTCCATGCTCACTGTCTATCTCGCTCGAGGTCGTATTCATGACTCAGGAACTGCAAGTTCGTGACGCTGAGGTGGCCGCTTTTCGCGACGCCGTCCTGACCAAACTCACCTACGCGGTGGGCAAAGACCCGGACCACGCCTTTGACCATGACTGGTTCGAAGCCATCGCCCTGGCGGCGCGCGATCACATGGTCGAGCACTGGATGGACCATACGCGGCAGATCTACCGCAAAGGCCAGAAACGCGTTTATTACCTGTCCCTGGAATTCCTCATCGGCCGCCTGCTCTACGACAGCCTGAGCAACCTCGGGCTGCTGGACGTGGCACGCGATGCGCTGAACGACCTGGGCGTCGACCTGGAGCGCATCCGCCTGCTGGAGCCGGATGCGGCGCTGGGCAACGGTGGCCTCGGCCGGCTGGCTGCGTGCTTCATGGAAAGCATGTCGACCCTGGGCATCGCCGGCCACGGCTACGGCATCCGTTATGAACACGGTTTGTTCCGCCAGGCCATCGTCGATGGCTGGCAGCAGGAGCAGACCGAGCACTGGCTGGACTTCGGCAACCCCTGGGAGTTCGAGCGCCCCGAAGTGATCTATTCGATCGGCTTCGGCGGCAGCGTCGAGACCGTCACCGACGAGGCCGGCCACGCCCGGCAGGTCTGGTGGCCGGCGGAAACCGTGCGCGCGGTGGCCTACGACACCCCGGTGGTCGGCTGGCGCGGTGCCAGCGTCAACACCTTGCGCCTGTGGCGGGCGCGGGCCATGGAAGACCTGCACCTGGAACGCTTCAACGCCGGCGACCACCTGGGCGCGGTGGCCGAGGTGGCCCGGGCCGAAAGCATTTCCCGGGTGCTCTACCCGGCGGACAGTACCGAAGCCGGGCAGGAACTGCGCCTGCGCCAGGAGTACTTCTTCGTCTCCGCGTCCCTGCAGGACCTGCTGCGCCGGCACAAGAACATGCACGATTCGGTGCTCAGCCTTGGCGAGCATGCGGCGATCCAGCTCAACGACACGCACCCGTCGATTGCCGTGGCCGAACTGATGCGCCAGCTGGTGGACCTGCATGGCATCGCCTGGGAAGCGGCCTGGCAGATCACCGTCGAGACCCTGGCCTACACCAACCACACGCTGCTGCCCGAGGCCCTGGAAACCTGGCCGGTGGGCCTGATGGAACGCATGCTGCCGCGGCACATGCAGATCATTTACCTGATCAACGCCCAGCACATCGATTCGCTGCGGGCCAAGGGCATCCACGACTTCGACGTGCTGCGCGCGGTGTCGCTGATCGAAGAAGACAACGGCCGCCGGGTGCGCATGGGCAACCTGGCGTTTCTCGGTTCCCACAGTGTCAACGGCGTGTCCGGCCTGCACACCCAGCTGATGCGCAGCACGGTGTTTTCCGAGCTGCACAAGCTGTATCCGGAGCGGATCAACAACAAGACCAACGGCATCACCTTCCGCCGCTGGCTGTACCAGGCCAACCCCAAGCTGACGGCGATGCTGGTCGAAGCCGTGGGCCCGGAGCTGCTGGACAACCCCGAGGAGCTGTTGCTCAAGCTCGAACCCTTCGCCGAGAAGCCGGCCTTTCGCAAGCAGTTCGCCGAACAGCGCCTGCACAGCAAGCGCGCGCTGGCGGCGATCATCCATGAACGCCTGGGCATCGCGGTCAATCCGGCGGCGCTGTTCGACGTCCAGGTCAAACGGATCCATGAGTACAAGCGCCAGTTGCTCAACCTGATGCACACGGTGGCGCTGTACCAGGCGATCCGCGCCGAGCCGGAAATCGACTGGGTGCCGCGGGTGAAGATCTTCGCCGGCAAGGCCGCGGCCAGTTATCACCAGGCCAAACTGATCATCAAGCTGAGCAACGACATCGCCCGCACGGTGAACAACGACCCGACCGTGCGCGGCCTGCTCAAGGTGGTGTTCCTGCCCAACTACAACGTTAGCCTGGCCGAAAGCATCATCCCGGCGGCGGACCTGTCGGAGCAGATTTCCACTGCCGGTTTCGAGGCCTCGGGCACCAGCAACATGAAGTTCGGCCTCAATGGCGCGCTGACCATCGGCACCCTGGACGGCGCTAACGTCGAGATGTGCGAGCGGGTCGGCGCCGAGCACATGTTCATCTTCGGCCTCAGCGCCCAGCAGGTGGAGGCACGCAAACGCAATGGCGAGTTCAGCGCGGTGCCGGACATCGCCGCCTCCCATCGTCTCAACGATGTGCTGCAGGCGATTCGTGGCGGGGTATTTTCGCCGGACGATCCGGCCCGTTACACCGGGCTGATCGATTCGCTGGTCGACTATGACCGCTTCCATGTGTGCGCCGATTTCGACTCCTACTGGAATGCCCAGCTGCATGTCGAAGAGCGCTGGCGCGACAGCAATCAATGGTGGCGTTCGGCGGTGCTCAACAGCGCGCGCATGGGCTGGTTCTCTTCGGATCGGACCATTCGCGAGTACGCCACAGAGATCTGGAAGGCTCTGGAATAGGCCGCTCGGCGGTCCCCGTAGCGTCTAAAGGGCGCAGGCTATCGCAGCCTGCGCCAACGTCTACGGATCGGATTTCGGGCTACGCTCAACCCCATGCATGAACTCTCTGTGGCGGATCTCGTCTCATAGGAGGAAATGCACCCCGACTCGCGTTAAACTGCGCGGGTTTTTAGCCCCCCATTCCTCCGGAGCCGTCCATGTCCCGCGTTACCCTGAGTCGCTATTTGATTGAGCAGACCCGCAGCAACAACACTCCTGCCGATCTGCGCTTCCTGATCGAAGTGGTGGCGCGTGCCTGCAAGGAGATCAGCCATGCCGTGTCCAAAGGCGCCCTGGGCGGTGTTCTGGGCAGCATGGGCACTGAAAACGTCCAAGGCGAAGTGCAGAAGAAGCTCGACGTGCTCTCCAACGAGATCCTGCTCGAAGCCAACGAATGGGGCGGCCACCTGGCCGGCATGGCGTCCGAGGAAATGGACAATGCCTACCAAATCCCGGGCAAATACCCGAAAGGCGCGTACCTGCTGGTATTCGACCCGCTGGACGGCTCGTCGAACATCGACATCAACGCCCCGGTCGGCACGATCTTCTCGGTATTGCGTTGCCCGAACGAATACCTGAGCCAGAACGAACCGCTCAATGAAAAGGCCTTCCTGCAGCCAGGCACCCAGCAGGTTGCCGCCGGTTACGCCATCTACGGCCCGCAGACCATGCTGGTGCTGACCCTGGGCGACGGCGTCAAGGGTTTCACCCTGGATCGCGAAATGGGCAGCTTCGTGCTGACCCACGAAGACATCACCATTCCTGAAAGCACCCAGGAATTCGCCATCAACATGTCCAACCAGCGTCACTGGGAAGCGCCGGTGCAGCGTTACGTGAGCGAATTGCTGGCAGGCGAAGAAGGCCCGCTGAACAAGAACTACAACATGCGCTGGGTGGCCGCGATGGTCGCCGACGTGCACCGCATCCTGACCCGCGGTGGCCTGTTCATGTACCCACGCGACAGCCGCGAGCCATCCAAGCCGGGCAAGCTGCGCCTGATGTACGAAGCCAACCCGATGTCGTTCCTGGTGGAACAGGCGGGCGGCGCTTCCACTGACGGTCACCAGCGCATTCTCGACATCCAGCCTGAAGGCCTGCACCAGCGCGTAGCGGTGTTCCTCGGCTCGAAGGAAGAAGTCGCCCGCGTCACCGCCTACCACAAGGAATAACCCATGGCCGCGCCCTGGCAGCCCTTGCTCGACTGGTGGTTCGGTTCGGCCGAGAAACCCGCGGATATCAAGGCTGAAAAGGGCAGGCTGTGGTTTGGCAAGCGCGACAGCCAGGACCTCGAGGCGCGCGAGCGTTTCGGGGATCTGGTGGAACAGGCCTTGGCCGGCGGATTGACCGAGTGGGCGCAACGCCCGCAAGGTTGGCTGGCCCTGGTGCTGCTGCTCGACCAACTGCCGCGTATGCTGTATCGCGAAACCCCCAAGAGCTTTGCCGGCGATCTACGTGCCCAGGCGCTGGTGGCCCAGGGTATTGCCGCGGATTTCGACCGCCAGTTGGCGCCGATGCAACGCAGCTTTGTCTACCTGGTGTTCGAGCATTGCGAGAACCTGGCGGTGCAGAACGAAGCGATCTCCAGGTTCGCCGCCTTGCACGACGAGCAGCCGCTGGCCGACCAACCGGTGTTCGCCGATCTGCTGGACTACGCCGAACGGCATCAGAAAATCATCGCCCGCTTCGGGCGTTTCCCCCATCGCAACCAGATTCTCGGGCGTGAATCGACGCCGGAGGAACTGGCGTTCCTGCGCGAGCCGGGTTCCAGCTTCTAGTTCTTCTGCATTCTGTAATCCCTATCGCGGGCAGCCTCGCTCCTACAGGCGCGTGTATGCATCCGTAGGAGCGGCCGGTCGACGCTCGATTGCCCGCGATAGGGCTTCAGGACCCATGAATACTTAGCGCCTGACTCGCAGCAGCCGCTTCATCAGCATGGTTTGCAGGTCTTGGCGGGTATCGGCGATGACATGGATGTAGATGGTAGCGTCTCGTACTTCATAGATGATTCGATTCATCCCCGAGAGTATCTGTCGGTAGTGGCCGACATGCAGTTGTTCGAGTTCTGCGGGAATCGCCCCGGCGTAGGGCAGGGTGGCCAGTTGGCGAATGGCTTGTTTTAGGCTGCTGTAGCTGTTGTGCCAGGTAGCGGTGGAGAACCGCTGGGTGAGGTAGGTACGCAACTCGATGAGGTCGGTTTCCGCCGAATGCAGAAGCACTACCTTGAATGTCACGGTTGGTCGGCCTGGTCCAGTTTGTCGAACACGTCCTGGGCATCGCGGAATTGGCCTTCATCGATCTCACGATTACCGAGGGCGAGGATCTTCAGCAGCGCCATGGTTTCTTCCTGCTGCTCGAAGCTTTTCACATCCATGACCACCAGTTTTGCCTCGCCGTTCTGGGTAATGACCATGGGCTCACGGCTTTCGGTGATGGTTTTGACGATCTCGGCGGTATGGCTTTTCAGGTAACTGATCGGTTTGATCTGAGAAGAAAGCTTCATGGGAGCATCTCGTCTGGGGAAGCAGGACTGAGTTTAGTCTTTATTCAGTCCTATGTGCGCCGCGCCAGACGAGTTGAGTGTTGCTGATCGTTAAATTCGGAAACTGCCCACCAACTGCTGCAACCGCGCCGCTTGCTGCTCCAGGTCGGCGCAGGCGCGCAGGGTCGCCTGCAGGTTTTCCACGCCTTCCTGGTTGAGGGTGTTGATCTCGGTGATGTCGACGTTGATCGACTCCACCACGGCGGTCTGCTCCTCGGTGGCGGTGGCCACGGACTGGTTCATGCCGTCGATCTCGCCGATGCGCTGGGTCACGCTGCCCAGGTGCTGGCCGGCCTGGTTGGCGATGCCGACGCTGCTTGCGCTCTCGCGCTGGCTTTCGGTCATGGTGTCCACCGCCTGGCGGGCGCCGACCTGCAGTTCCTCGATCATCTTCTGCACTTGCTGCGCCGAGTCCTGGGTGCGGTGGGCGAGGTTGCGCACCTCATCGGCGACCACCGCGAAACCACGGCCGGCCTCCCCGGCGCGGGCGGCTTCGATGGCGGCGTTGAGGGCCAGCAGGTTGGTCTGCTGGGAGATGCTGGTGATGACTTCGAGGATCTGCCCGATGTTCACCGTGTTGCTGTTCAAGGTTTCGATATGGCCGCAGGAGTCGCTGATCTTCGCCGACAGTTGCTGCATGGCGGCGATGGTCTGGTCGACCACGGCCTGGCCTTCGCCAGCCAGGTTGCGCGCATCGCTGGAGTGCTGCGACGCCAGGGCGGCGTTCTGGGCGATTTCCTGGGCGGCGGCGCCGAGCTGGTTAATGGCCGCGGCAACGCTGCTGGTGCGCGAGGCCTGCTGGCCGGAGTTGAACATCGACGAGTTCGAGGCGCTGACCACCCGCAGGGCGACTTCGTTGACCTGGCCGGTGGCCGAAGCGACTTCGCGGATCGAACCGTGAACCCGTTCGACGAAACGGTTGAACGACACGCCCAGGGTGCCGAACTCGTCGTGGCCATGGATGGTCAGGCGCTTGGTCAGGTCGCCTTCGCCCTCGGCGATGTCGTGCATGGCGCGGCCCATCAGGTGCAGCGGCTGCATCAGCACGCGGATCAGCATGCCCAGCAGGCTGATGATGATCACTACGGCAATCAGCATGGCGATGATCGCCGAGGTGCGGAACTCGCTGAGCATCGAGAACGCGGTGTCCTTGTCCAGCACCAGCGCCACGTACCAGTCCGCCGCCGGCACGCCGTTGACGCGGGTGAAGGAGATGAGCTGGGTCTTGCCGCC from Pseudomonas chlororaphis subsp. chlororaphis encodes:
- the thiI gene encoding tRNA uracil 4-sulfurtransferase ThiI, encoding MKLIVKVFPEITIKSRPVRTRFIRQLAKNIRAVLRDLDPAVVVNGVWDNLELETAVSEPKALKEMTERLSCMPGIAHFLQVDEYPLGDFDDIVAKCKQHFGEALSGKVFAVRCKRAGKHEFSSMDVEKYVGSQLRRQCGAAGISLKEPEIEVRMEIRDQRLFVIHSQHNSIGGYPLGALEQTLVLMSGGFDSTVAAYQIMRRGLMSHFCFFNLGGRAHELGVMEVAHYIWKKYGSSQRVLFVSVPFEEVLGEILGKVDNSHMGVILKRMMLRAASSIADRLHIDALVTGEAISQVSSQTLPNLSVIDCVTDKLVLRPLIASHKQDIIDLANEIGTADFAKHMPEYCGVISVNPKTHAKRHRVEHEEKEFDMAVLERAIERAKLVPIDRVIDELGQDLQIEEVSEALAGQIVIDIRHPDAQEDDPLTLSGIEIKALPFYALNARFKELDPTRQYLLYCDKGVMSRLHAHHLLSEGHANVRVYRPS
- the typA gene encoding translational GTPase TypA, whose product is MIENLRNIAIIAHVDHGKTTLVDKLLRQSGTLERNELNDERVMDSNDQEKERGITILAKNTAINWNGYHINIVDTPGHADFGGEVERVMSMVDSVLLLVDAQDGPMPQTRFVTKKAFEAGLRPIVVINKVDRPGARPDWVLDQIFDLFDNLGATEEQLDFKVVYASALNGIAGLDHTDMAEDMTPLYQSIVDNVPAPAVDRDGPFQMQISALDYNSFLGVIGVGRIARGRVKPNTPVVAIDTEGKKRNGRILKLMGHHGLHRVDVEEAAAGDIVCISGFDELFISDTLCDPTAVEAMKPLTVDEPTVSMTFQVNDSPFCGKEGKFVTSRNIKERLDKELLYNVALRVEEGDSADKFKVSGRGELHLSVLIETMRREGFEMGVGRPEVIIREVDGVKQEPFENVTIDIPEESQGKVMEEMGLRKGDLSNMVPDGKGRVRLEYNIPARGLIGFRNQFLTLTNGAGILTSIFDRYAPMKSGHMSGRQNGVLVSVETGKALTYSLETLQARGKLFVEHGQEIYNGQIVGLNSRDNDLGVNPTKGKKLDNMRASGKDETIALVPPVRFTLEQALEFIQDDELCEVTPKSIRLRKKILDEGERTRAAKKAKN
- a CDS encoding YkgJ family cysteine cluster protein; this translates as MMKSNLIAAAEIDRLDTWAKYSAPMCGSCMSSCCTLPVEVKIKDLIRIGIVDEFERGEPAKNIAKRLQKEGIVERYNQKSEIFTLQRMSNNDCLYLDRKSRLCTIYDKRPDTCRNHPKIGPRPGYCAYKPKPVERPTNTSSRTLERF
- a CDS encoding glycogen/starch/alpha-glucan phosphorylase, with amino-acid sequence MTQELQVRDAEVAAFRDAVLTKLTYAVGKDPDHAFDHDWFEAIALAARDHMVEHWMDHTRQIYRKGQKRVYYLSLEFLIGRLLYDSLSNLGLLDVARDALNDLGVDLERIRLLEPDAALGNGGLGRLAACFMESMSTLGIAGHGYGIRYEHGLFRQAIVDGWQQEQTEHWLDFGNPWEFERPEVIYSIGFGGSVETVTDEAGHARQVWWPAETVRAVAYDTPVVGWRGASVNTLRLWRARAMEDLHLERFNAGDHLGAVAEVARAESISRVLYPADSTEAGQELRLRQEYFFVSASLQDLLRRHKNMHDSVLSLGEHAAIQLNDTHPSIAVAELMRQLVDLHGIAWEAAWQITVETLAYTNHTLLPEALETWPVGLMERMLPRHMQIIYLINAQHIDSLRAKGIHDFDVLRAVSLIEEDNGRRVRMGNLAFLGSHSVNGVSGLHTQLMRSTVFSELHKLYPERINNKTNGITFRRWLYQANPKLTAMLVEAVGPELLDNPEELLLKLEPFAEKPAFRKQFAEQRLHSKRALAAIIHERLGIAVNPAALFDVQVKRIHEYKRQLLNLMHTVALYQAIRAEPEIDWVPRVKIFAGKAAASYHQAKLIIKLSNDIARTVNNDPTVRGLLKVVFLPNYNVSLAESIIPAADLSEQISTAGFEASGTSNMKFGLNGALTIGTLDGANVEMCERVGAEHMFIFGLSAQQVEARKRNGEFSAVPDIAASHRLNDVLQAIRGGVFSPDDPARYTGLIDSLVDYDRFHVCADFDSYWNAQLHVEERWRDSNQWWRSAVLNSARMGWFSSDRTIREYATEIWKALE
- a CDS encoding class 1 fructose-bisphosphatase; translated protein: MSRVTLSRYLIEQTRSNNTPADLRFLIEVVARACKEISHAVSKGALGGVLGSMGTENVQGEVQKKLDVLSNEILLEANEWGGHLAGMASEEMDNAYQIPGKYPKGAYLLVFDPLDGSSNIDINAPVGTIFSVLRCPNEYLSQNEPLNEKAFLQPGTQQVAAGYAIYGPQTMLVLTLGDGVKGFTLDREMGSFVLTHEDITIPESTQEFAINMSNQRHWEAPVQRYVSELLAGEEGPLNKNYNMRWVAAMVADVHRILTRGGLFMYPRDSREPSKPGKLRLMYEANPMSFLVEQAGGASTDGHQRILDIQPEGLHQRVAVFLGSKEEVARVTAYHKE
- a CDS encoding DUF924 family protein; this translates as MAAPWQPLLDWWFGSAEKPADIKAEKGRLWFGKRDSQDLEARERFGDLVEQALAGGLTEWAQRPQGWLALVLLLDQLPRMLYRETPKSFAGDLRAQALVAQGIAADFDRQLAPMQRSFVYLVFEHCENLAVQNEAISRFAALHDEQPLADQPVFADLLDYAERHQKIIARFGRFPHRNQILGRESTPEELAFLREPGSSF
- a CDS encoding type II toxin-antitoxin system RelE/ParE family toxin, which produces MTFKVVLLHSAETDLIELRTYLTQRFSTATWHNSYSSLKQAIRQLATLPYAGAIPAELEQLHVGHYRQILSGMNRIIYEVRDATIYIHVIADTRQDLQTMLMKRLLRVRR
- a CDS encoding type II toxin-antitoxin system Phd/YefM family antitoxin, with product MKLSSQIKPISYLKSHTAEIVKTITESREPMVITQNGEAKLVVMDVKSFEQQEETMALLKILALGNREIDEGQFRDAQDVFDKLDQADQP
- a CDS encoding methyl-accepting chemotaxis protein — its product is MTRNMKFSHKILLAAALVVAVAFACFILFNDYRQREALHSSNESSMQELGSLTSSNIQTWLESRIQLLHTLAQQIAVDGSGADGLKRSVGLPAYASNFQLSYFGGQDGAMFSVPAGNRAPDYDPRARGWYKAANSAQQTIVTEPYIAASSGKLVITVATPVQHQGSFIGVAGADIDLSNVSAIINSLNFGGHGQAFIVSAGGKILIHPDSKLVLKNLSDAYPNGAPQVGPGLKEVELGGKTQLISFTRVNGVPAADWYVALVLDKDTAFSMLSEFRTSAIIAMLIAVVIIISLLGMLIRVLMQPLHLMGRAMHDIAEGEGDLTKRLTIHGHDEFGTLGVSFNRFVERVHGSIREVASATGQVNEVALRVVSASNSSMFNSGQQASRTSSVAAAINQLGAAAQEIAQNAALASQHSSDARNLAGEGQAVVDQTIAAMQQLSAKISDSCGHIETLNSNTVNIGQILEVITSISQQTNLLALNAAIEAARAGEAGRGFAVVADEVRNLAHRTQDSAQQVQKMIEELQVGARQAVDTMTESQRESASSVGIANQAGQHLGSVTQRIGEIDGMNQSVATATEEQTAVVESINVDITEINTLNQEGVENLQATLRACADLEQQAARLQQLVGSFRI